One Phocaeicola dorei genomic region harbors:
- a CDS encoding O-antigen ligase family protein, whose translation MIFTIVGLVICLYSIKNFHKGFLCFLVFRLILGLNITVFVLPGFPVVRLDMLMCLFFILLFLKNKERLSTTKCAFPYKKPFVFLFISWCISSVVAYIGFWGALPQLIGNVSKDLILIWMIWKVVSIKDIRFLLKWFSVVFLFAATYAFFEKLTALNPIRDYEVSLAGAAGVDWAYSVDDVRGYRVQSVFEHAIGAGVNFILYILFVLILLVKIGIKTKWRNILYIICILSAMAAIFSNSRTPILFFAISCFSFIKIKSLKTFRLLGFVVLLALFIAPYLSEYFDIFKTIITPNSEESQYGSSPDLRFRQLEAAIALLYFSPLLGLGFNYYLTMNNEFSSELLGRESMWFSILPELGIIGIIANLYLAYFSLIKIPIQYKSWPVFFICLAYWVVGSMTSLPGMKMHLYYIIIFLIIKNSPFYRIKYEL comes from the coding sequence ATGATATTTACAATTGTAGGCTTGGTTATTTGTTTATATAGTATAAAAAACTTTCATAAAGGCTTTTTATGCTTTTTGGTCTTTAGATTAATTCTTGGATTAAATATTACAGTCTTTGTTTTGCCTGGTTTCCCTGTTGTGAGGCTGGATATGCTTATGTGCCTCTTTTTTATTTTGTTATTTTTGAAAAATAAAGAGAGGCTGTCAACTACAAAATGTGCATTCCCTTATAAGAAACCTTTTGTCTTTTTGTTTATATCTTGGTGTATTTCTAGTGTTGTGGCTTATATCGGTTTTTGGGGAGCATTACCTCAATTGATAGGGAACGTCTCAAAAGATCTAATTTTAATTTGGATGATATGGAAGGTGGTGTCAATTAAGGATATTCGTTTTTTACTTAAATGGTTCTCTGTTGTTTTTTTATTTGCTGCTACTTATGCTTTTTTTGAAAAGTTAACAGCTCTAAATCCTATTAGAGACTATGAGGTTAGTTTGGCTGGTGCGGCAGGTGTTGATTGGGCTTATAGTGTTGATGATGTTCGTGGGTATAGAGTTCAATCCGTTTTTGAACACGCTATAGGTGCAGGAGTAAATTTTATTTTATATATTCTTTTTGTACTAATACTTCTTGTAAAAATAGGAATTAAAACCAAGTGGAGAAATATACTTTATATAATATGTATATTATCTGCTATGGCTGCTATATTTTCTAATAGTCGAACTCCTATTTTATTTTTTGCAATAAGTTGTTTCTCTTTTATAAAAATAAAGAGTTTGAAAACTTTTAGGTTACTGGGTTTTGTCGTTTTATTAGCTTTATTTATAGCCCCATATTTGTCAGAATATTTTGATATATTTAAAACTATAATAACTCCTAATTCGGAAGAATCCCAATATGGAAGTTCTCCTGATTTAAGATTTAGACAGCTTGAAGCTGCTATTGCTCTTTTATATTTTTCACCATTATTGGGCTTAGGCTTTAATTATTATTTAACGATGAACAATGAATTTTCTTCTGAGTTGTTAGGGCGTGAGAGTATGTGGTTTTCAATATTACCAGAGTTGGGGATTATAGGAATTATTGCGAATCTCTATTTAGCTTATTTTTCATTGATAAAAATACCAATACAATATAAATCTTGGCCCGTTTTTTTTATATGTTTAGCTTATTGGGTAGTAGGTTCTATGACATCTCTACCTGGTATGAAAATGCATTTGTATTATATAATCATCTTTTTAATAATAAAAAATAGTCCGTTTTATAGAATTAAATATGAACTATAA
- a CDS encoding alpha-1,2-fucosyltransferase, with protein sequence MVVVYVGAGLANRMFQYAFALSLREKGLDVFIDEDSFIPRFDFERTKLDSVFVNVNIQRCDKNSFPLVLREDRFYKLLKRISEYMSDNRYIERWNLDYLPYIHKKASTNCIFIGFWISYKYFQSSEDAVRKAFTFKPLDSIRNVELATKLVTENSVAVHFRKNIDYLKNLPNTCPPSYYYEAINYIKKYVPNPKFYFFSDNWDWVRENIRGVEFTAVDWNPSSGIHSHCDMQLMSLCKHNIIANSTYSWWSAYLNENNNKIVVCPKDWYGGMVKKLDTIIPESWIIING encoded by the coding sequence ATGGTAGTAGTTTATGTTGGTGCAGGTTTAGCTAATAGAATGTTTCAATATGCATTTGCTTTGAGTTTAAGAGAAAAAGGATTGGATGTATTTATTGATGAAGATTCTTTTATTCCTAGATTTGATTTTGAGAGAACTAAATTAGATAGTGTATTTGTTAATGTAAATATACAAAGATGTGATAAGAATTCTTTTCCTTTGGTCTTACGAGAAGATAGATTCTATAAATTGTTGAAACGTATCTCTGAATATATGTCTGATAATAGGTATATAGAGAGATGGAATTTGGATTATCTTCCTTATATACATAAAAAAGCGTCTACTAATTGTATTTTTATAGGCTTCTGGATTTCCTATAAATATTTTCAATCAAGTGAAGATGCTGTAAGAAAGGCTTTTACTTTTAAGCCGTTGGATTCTATTCGAAATGTAGAGTTAGCTACCAAATTAGTAACAGAGAATTCTGTAGCTGTCCATTTTAGAAAAAATATTGATTATTTGAAGAATTTGCCTAATACCTGTCCTCCTTCATACTATTATGAAGCAATAAATTATATTAAGAAATATGTTCCTAATCCTAAGTTTTATTTTTTTTCAGATAACTGGGATTGGGTTAGAGAAAATATAAGAGGAGTGGAATTTACTGCAGTAGATTGGAATCCATCCAGTGGAATACATAGTCATTGTGATATGCAACTTATGAGCTTATGTAAGCATAATATAATAGCAAATAGTACATATAGTTGGTGGAGTGCATATCTGAACGAAAATAATAATAAAATAGTTGTTTGTCCAAAGGATTGGTATGGGGGCATGGTGAAAAAATTGGATACTATAATACCTGAATCTTGGATTATTATTAATGGGTAA
- a CDS encoding acyltransferase produces MNSSIKLILEQKIRLVGFFIHFIYSYSLSLSIKNFFDIIYTGWLQHNFRYIGKLSVIMRPIFIYGGKNIYISENVNIGNNCILTVESDENNCGNIRIGKNTIIGAYSHITSYNQILIGDNVLTGPRLLITDNSHGQFCMEDLKRSPTERSLYSSGKVVIGENVWIGENVSILSGVTIGEGCVIGANSVVTKNIPPYSLCVGAPARIIKSLC; encoded by the coding sequence ATGAATTCAAGTATTAAATTGATTTTGGAACAAAAAATTCGTTTGGTTGGTTTCTTTATTCACTTTATTTATAGTTATAGTCTATCCTTGTCTATAAAAAACTTTTTTGATATTATATATACGGGGTGGTTGCAACATAATTTCCGGTATATCGGAAAATTATCAGTAATAATGAGACCAATATTTATTTATGGTGGGAAAAATATCTATATATCTGAGAATGTGAATATTGGGAACAATTGTATATTAACAGTTGAAAGTGATGAAAATAATTGTGGAAATATTCGAATTGGTAAGAATACAATAATTGGAGCATATTCACATATAACATCATATAATCAAATATTAATAGGTGATAATGTACTGACAGGTCCTAGGTTATTGATTACTGATAATTCTCATGGTCAATTTTGTATGGAAGATCTTAAACGTTCTCCAACAGAAAGATCATTATATTCTTCTGGTAAGGTTGTTATTGGCGAGAATGTTTGGATTGGAGAAAATGTTAGTATTTTATCTGGAGTAACTATAGGAGAAGGTTGTGTGATTGGTGCTAATTCTGTCGTTACAAAAAATATCCCTCCTTATTCTTTGTGCGTAGGAGCTCCAGCACGTATTATTAAATCATTATGTTGA
- a CDS encoding glycosyltransferase family 8 protein encodes MISILCNSSNEYAIHCKVMLTSLFENNKQNDKEVYVFSTSMSDENIKGLELLGQRYGTKVQIIIVDSQKLQFLPIHFAYHNIACYLRLFAADLLPGINKLLYLDCDIIVNSDLKALWDIDITDYAFAATHDLTYCEPNFKKNLQLEENDTYINTGVMLINCDYWRNNNVAQKVLDYAIHNGDKMIAADQDALNATMQGSFKLFSEEWNVYPDYFYEKPNLYTNVYPILDEIRRNPKIIHFLYVKPWFNYCNHPLRYLYGKYYAIAEGKPFILKRNKESIKRDIARLKHCLLDFMGIKYYYHVYDKRFDNSFRRFC; translated from the coding sequence ATGATAAGTATATTATGTAATTCTAGCAATGAGTATGCAATTCATTGCAAGGTGATGTTGACCTCTCTTTTTGAAAATAATAAGCAGAATGACAAGGAAGTATATGTCTTTTCAACTTCTATGAGTGATGAGAATATAAAAGGGTTGGAGCTTTTAGGACAAAGATACGGGACGAAGGTTCAGATTATTATTGTAGATTCACAAAAGCTTCAATTTTTGCCAATACATTTTGCATATCATAATATAGCGTGTTATTTGCGGTTGTTTGCAGCTGATTTATTGCCTGGTATAAACAAACTTTTATATCTTGACTGCGATATTATAGTCAATTCAGATCTCAAGGCATTATGGGACATAGATATAACAGATTATGCGTTCGCTGCAACACATGACTTGACTTATTGTGAGCCGAATTTTAAGAAAAATCTCCAATTGGAAGAAAATGACACTTATATAAATACTGGTGTTATGCTTATCAATTGTGATTATTGGAGGAACAATAATGTTGCTCAAAAAGTTCTAGACTATGCAATACATAATGGAGATAAAATGATTGCAGCAGATCAAGATGCTTTGAACGCAACAATGCAGGGATCCTTTAAATTATTCTCGGAAGAATGGAATGTTTATCCTGACTATTTTTACGAAAAGCCTAATTTATACACAAATGTATATCCCATTTTAGATGAAATAAGGAGAAATCCTAAAATTATTCATTTTTTATATGTAAAACCATGGTTTAATTATTGTAATCATCCATTGCGATATTTATATGGGAAATATTATGCAATAGCAGAAGGAAAGCCGTTTATTCTTAAAAGGAATAAAGAAAGTATTAAAAGAGATATTGCTAGATTAAAACATTGTTTATTAGATTTTATGGGAATAAAGTATTATTATCATGTGTATGATAAGAGGTTTGATAATTCATTTAGAAGATTTTGTTAA
- a CDS encoding lipopolysaccharide biosynthesis protein yields MQAKSKIALNTIVLYLKLLISIACSLISTRWVLEALGSEDFGVYNLVAGIIAMFSFLNSSMSAATQRFLSIAAGKSKPIEVHKIFVCSLYLHLFIAILVLLLFELGGLYLINNVMVIPNSKYDDALIVLHFMSISSFFTIISAPYQAAITTHEALHIYAFTGVLESICKLLVAFILLNYLGNRLVLYTVCMMMVSINSFFIVWLYCSKVYAECKMEFLKIKEISYFKNICSYAGWNLMGALAIMTKSQGVALLLNSFFGVLINAAYGIVNQISSQLNFFTTTIVRAIEPQIVKSEGAGDRARMLRLCQTTCKFNTLLYLFFAVPFFFQTSVILNLWLKSIPDYTIIFCQISVLMGLVSQLSFGIEISIHAVGKIKWFQIINYSFQLLVLPIGYVFLKLGYAAENVLYISLFVNIISCFIISFFSKLYTGLGLTRYYTKVLLPLLFVIFCSFGLVWIFNINNGKSTLSTLIGISFGNILFVAVLSYFVVFDVIEKNALKNLIFNIYKKKL; encoded by the coding sequence ATGCAAGCAAAATCAAAAATAGCATTGAATACTATTGTACTTTATCTGAAATTATTAATTTCAATTGCTTGTTCGTTGATATCCACTAGATGGGTACTTGAAGCATTGGGTAGTGAAGATTTTGGTGTCTATAATTTGGTGGCAGGGATTATCGCTATGTTTTCTTTTCTTAATTCATCAATGTCTGCTGCTACTCAGAGGTTCTTATCTATAGCAGCAGGAAAGAGTAAACCAATAGAAGTTCATAAAATATTTGTTTGTAGTCTCTATCTTCATTTATTTATAGCTATACTTGTCTTATTGCTATTTGAATTGGGAGGTCTTTATTTAATAAATAATGTGATGGTTATTCCCAATAGCAAATATGATGACGCTTTGATTGTCTTGCATTTTATGTCTATAAGTTCTTTTTTTACTATAATATCTGCACCTTATCAAGCTGCTATTACAACTCATGAAGCTTTGCATATCTATGCATTTACAGGAGTATTGGAATCTATATGTAAATTGTTGGTTGCTTTCATTTTGTTGAATTATTTAGGGAATAGGCTTGTTTTATATACGGTTTGCATGATGATGGTTTCAATTAATAGTTTCTTTATTGTATGGCTCTATTGTAGCAAGGTTTATGCTGAATGTAAAATGGAATTTTTAAAGATAAAAGAGATCTCTTATTTTAAAAATATTTGTTCTTATGCAGGTTGGAATCTGATGGGAGCCTTGGCTATTATGACCAAAAGTCAAGGCGTTGCACTACTTTTGAACTCTTTCTTTGGAGTATTGATTAATGCAGCTTATGGTATTGTTAATCAAATTTCATCTCAGTTAAACTTTTTTACGACGACTATAGTTCGAGCTATTGAACCCCAGATAGTGAAAAGTGAAGGGGCGGGTGATAGGGCACGAATGCTTAGATTATGTCAGACGACGTGTAAATTTAATACATTGCTGTACCTTTTCTTTGCAGTTCCTTTTTTCTTTCAAACTAGTGTGATACTTAATTTATGGTTGAAGTCTATTCCTGATTATACAATTATTTTTTGTCAGATATCGGTCTTGATGGGACTCGTTTCTCAGTTAAGCTTTGGAATTGAGATATCGATTCATGCTGTAGGCAAAATCAAATGGTTTCAAATTATAAATTATAGTTTTCAATTACTCGTTTTGCCTATTGGCTACGTGTTCCTGAAGTTGGGATATGCTGCTGAAAATGTATTATATATCTCTTTATTTGTTAATATTATTTCTTGTTTCATTATTTCTTTTTTTAGTAAATTATATACAGGGTTAGGACTAACTCGCTATTATACAAAAGTGCTTTTACCTTTATTATTTGTCATTTTCTGTTCTTTTGGACTGGTATGGATTTTTAATATAAATAATGGTAAGTCCACACTAAGTACTCTTATTGGTATTTCTTTTGGAAATATTTTATTTGTTGCTGTGCTTTCTTATTTTGTGGTGTTTGATGTTATAGAGAAAAATGCATTAAAAAATCTAATTTTCAATATATACAAAAAAAAATTATGA
- a CDS encoding protoporphyrinogen/coproporphyrinogen oxidase, translating into MNNPVLILGAGISGLGAAYKLSCNGQQTVVLEKDTTYGGLCGNFTIDGFRFDRFVHFSFAKDEQVNRIFMDGAGEIFRHVPNAYNLYQGIWIKHPAQNNLYPLTQKMKDAVVRDFLSRPTDIDSSQIQNYDQWLRLQFGHFFAEHFPIPYTKKYWMTEAKDLETRWMGSREGSRLYQPSVEEVIQGCNTSETPVTYYSKEMRYPRKGGFKQFLSALVENQDIRYNQQVISIDVENRLLRTSKGDEYQFDRLISSLPLPEVIKMLKNVPVDVCNAVARLHCTCGYQISVGLKTKNIPPYLWWYIYDEDILPARVYSPSLKSPDNVPEGCSSLQMEVYCNRNEYTQEELLARSVGKLVSLNILKEEDILFTDIRFESYANVIFDHNIYEARKIVRDYLSSVGIETIGRFGEWGYLWSDQSLMSGLKIGIK; encoded by the coding sequence ATGAATAATCCCGTTCTAATCCTTGGTGCTGGAATATCCGGCCTTGGAGCTGCATACAAATTGTCTTGCAATGGTCAGCAGACTGTAGTTTTGGAAAAGGATACTACTTATGGAGGTCTTTGCGGTAACTTCACCATTGACGGTTTCCGTTTTGACCGTTTTGTTCATTTTTCCTTTGCTAAAGATGAACAAGTAAATAGAATCTTTATGGATGGAGCCGGAGAGATATTCAGACATGTTCCTAATGCATATAATCTTTATCAGGGAATATGGATAAAGCATCCGGCCCAAAATAATCTTTATCCGCTCACTCAGAAGATGAAGGATGCCGTAGTAAGAGATTTTTTATCCCGTCCGACAGATATCGACTCTTCTCAGATACAAAATTACGATCAATGGTTACGGCTTCAATTCGGTCATTTTTTTGCAGAACATTTTCCGATTCCTTATACTAAGAAATATTGGATGACTGAGGCAAAGGATTTGGAAACAAGATGGATGGGCAGTCGGGAAGGAAGCCGTTTATACCAACCTTCCGTTGAAGAAGTGATACAGGGGTGCAATACATCCGAAACTCCTGTAACCTATTATAGTAAGGAGATGCGTTATCCACGAAAAGGTGGATTTAAGCAGTTTTTGTCTGCTTTGGTAGAAAACCAGGATATTCGTTATAACCAACAGGTCATATCGATAGATGTAGAGAATCGTCTTCTTCGTACATCAAAAGGCGATGAATATCAATTTGACCGTTTGATTAGCAGTCTTCCGCTTCCTGAGGTAATTAAGATGCTGAAAAACGTTCCTGTTGATGTTTGCAATGCAGTTGCACGGTTACACTGTACCTGTGGTTATCAGATATCGGTCGGACTGAAGACGAAGAATATCCCTCCTTATCTTTGGTGGTACATTTATGATGAGGATATTCTTCCTGCTCGCGTCTACTCACCTTCCTTGAAGTCGCCCGATAATGTTCCCGAAGGTTGTTCCTCACTTCAAATGGAAGTGTATTGTAACCGTAATGAATACACACAAGAAGAACTGTTGGCACGTTCAGTGGGGAAACTTGTTTCTTTAAACATTTTAAAAGAAGAAGATATCCTTTTTACTGATATCCGTTTCGAGTCATATGCCAATGTCATTTTTGACCATAATATTTATGAAGCCCGTAAGATTGTCCGTGACTACCTTTCTTCAGTTGGCATTGAGACAATTGGAAGGTTTGGGGAATGGGGTTATCTGTGGAGTGACCAAAGTTTAATGAGTGGATTAAAGATAGGAATTAAATAA
- a CDS encoding NAD-dependent epimerase/dehydratase family protein, producing MKILITGATGFVGRTLIPYLFSRSLTDICLLVRDRQKAESMFPGLCLEIIATTEGGWCKQVIGYSPDVVIHMATFFTARRDDMSIEKLIGSNILFTTHLLEAVSHTSCSHFINIGTFTEFLDGAGEYLPNNLYSATKTAVRPIIRYYQTQSCWSWINVVVYSPYGRYNSSKKVIDYLVDAVKAEKPVDFSPGNQVLDFIHVDDIADFFYTLILSLDNLKDSYYQFHLGTGEGHSLREVADMIGSVWNRPVTANWGGRPYSPSDAMHAVAPINRNITLLGWKASISLKEGIRILHEDMKTYENE from the coding sequence ATGAAGATATTGATTACAGGAGCTACCGGATTTGTAGGTAGGACACTGATTCCTTATCTGTTCAGTCGTTCATTGACAGATATTTGTCTGTTGGTAAGGGACAGACAGAAAGCAGAAAGCATGTTTCCTGGTCTTTGCCTGGAAATAATTGCTACGACAGAGGGCGGATGGTGCAAGCAGGTTATCGGTTATTCTCCTGATGTTGTTATCCATATGGCAACTTTCTTTACTGCAAGAAGGGATGATATGTCCATAGAAAAACTGATTGGATCAAATATCCTGTTTACCACCCACTTGCTTGAGGCAGTTTCCCATACCTCCTGCAGCCACTTCATTAATATAGGTACATTTACTGAATTTTTGGACGGCGCGGGTGAATATTTGCCCAATAATCTTTATTCCGCTACCAAAACAGCGGTACGTCCCATTATAAGGTATTATCAGACACAGTCATGTTGGAGTTGGATTAATGTGGTAGTCTACTCTCCCTATGGGCGGTATAATTCAAGCAAGAAGGTGATTGATTATCTGGTCGATGCGGTAAAGGCGGAAAAGCCCGTGGATTTTTCTCCGGGTAACCAGGTACTTGACTTCATACATGTTGATGATATAGCAGATTTCTTTTATACATTAATCCTTTCCTTGGATAACTTGAAAGACAGCTATTACCAGTTTCATCTTGGAACAGGTGAGGGGCATTCGTTACGCGAAGTGGCGGATATGATAGGGTCAGTCTGGAACCGTCCCGTAACAGCAAATTGGGGCGGCCGCCCGTATTCACCTTCTGATGCCATGCATGCCGTGGCCCCTATAAATAGGAACATCACTTTGCTGGGATGGAAGGCATCCATCTCCTTGAAGGAGGGTATCAGGATATTGCATGAAGATATGAAGACATATGAAAATGAATAA
- the rfbG gene encoding CDP-glucose 4,6-dehydratase, with the protein MAFNNVYRGKKVLITGNTGFKGSWLSAWLLMLGAEVYGYSNSIPTKPSMFEVVGLPDRIHHHYGDIRNKEEMNDYVQTVKPDFIFHLAAQAIVSTSYKEPFDTITTNVVGTASVLEVIRNITWNCTCVLITSDKAYDNVEWIWGYRETDAVGGKDVYSGSKGAAELTIKCYWKSFIQAMPNIKLGVARAGNVIGGGDWAKDRIIVDCVKAFSRNEVVEIRSPKATRPWQHVLEPLSGYLNLGQYLYEGKVKNGEPFNFGPRAEQTKTVFQLVQDLAELWGLDRNTAARLTGNVPFEEATLLKLNCDKALAYLDWHSTLHYEECVHFIADWYKAFYTDANVDMYSLTTAQIDSYVRAAGAQHLKWAE; encoded by the coding sequence ATGGCATTCAATAATGTATATAGAGGAAAGAAAGTATTGATAACCGGTAATACCGGTTTCAAGGGAAGCTGGCTGTCAGCATGGTTACTCATGCTGGGGGCGGAGGTATACGGCTATTCAAATAGTATACCTACCAAACCGTCCATGTTCGAGGTTGTTGGCCTGCCCGACAGAATCCATCACCATTATGGTGACATCCGTAATAAAGAGGAGATGAATGATTATGTTCAGACTGTAAAGCCTGACTTTATCTTTCATCTTGCTGCACAGGCCATTGTTTCTACTTCCTACAAGGAGCCTTTTGATACCATCACTACCAATGTGGTAGGTACGGCTTCCGTGCTGGAGGTCATCCGTAATATCACATGGAATTGTACCTGTGTTCTTATCACCAGTGACAAGGCTTACGATAACGTGGAGTGGATCTGGGGATATCGTGAGACAGATGCGGTAGGCGGAAAGGATGTCTATTCCGGTTCAAAGGGTGCAGCCGAACTTACTATCAAGTGTTATTGGAAATCCTTTATCCAGGCTATGCCCAATATCAAACTGGGAGTGGCCCGTGCCGGGAATGTTATCGGAGGTGGTGACTGGGCGAAAGACCGTATCATCGTGGATTGTGTCAAGGCATTTTCAAGGAATGAGGTGGTGGAGATACGTAGTCCCAAAGCTACCCGCCCCTGGCAACACGTATTGGAACCATTGAGCGGCTATCTCAATCTTGGACAATACCTTTATGAAGGAAAGGTGAAGAATGGAGAACCGTTTAACTTTGGCCCTCGTGCGGAGCAGACCAAGACTGTGTTTCAGTTGGTTCAGGATTTGGCCGAACTTTGGGGGCTGGACAGGAATACGGCAGCCCGGCTGACCGGCAATGTGCCTTTCGAAGAGGCTACTTTATTGAAACTTAATTGTGACAAGGCACTGGCTTATCTTGACTGGCATTCTACATTGCACTATGAGGAATGTGTACATTTTATTGCTGACTGGTACAAAGCTTTTTATACAGATGCCAATGTGGATATGTACAGCTTGACCACTGCCCAGATAGATTCCTATGTCAGGGCTGCCGGAGCACAACATTTAAAATGGGCGGAATAA
- the rfbF gene encoding glucose-1-phosphate cytidylyltransferase, with the protein MKVVILAGGFGTRISEESQFKPKPMIEIGGKPILWHIMKWYSKFGHNEFIICCGYKQQVIKNYFANYYMYNSDMTFDFSANGKVTVHSDHTEDWRVTVVDTGLNTMTGGRLKRVKDYISGEPFLMTYGDGVSDVDINECIRFHEEAGTMVTLTGVLPEGRFGVMDIDGSMIRSFREKSRDDMGWINGGFMVVEPGALEYIENDTTTWEREPLETLASRGQLSCYKHHGFWQCMDTLRDKEKLESLLASGKAPWKYWK; encoded by the coding sequence ATGAAAGTAGTAATCCTAGCCGGAGGTTTTGGTACTCGTATTAGCGAGGAGAGCCAGTTCAAGCCCAAGCCGATGATTGAGATAGGTGGCAAACCTATCCTATGGCATATCATGAAATGGTATTCCAAGTTTGGTCATAATGAGTTTATTATCTGTTGCGGATACAAGCAGCAGGTTATCAAGAATTATTTTGCCAACTACTATATGTATAATAGTGATATGACATTCGACTTTTCCGCCAATGGGAAAGTAACTGTACATAGTGATCATACGGAAGACTGGAGAGTGACGGTGGTTGACACAGGTTTGAATACCATGACGGGCGGACGTCTTAAACGCGTTAAAGATTACATATCTGGTGAGCCGTTTCTTATGACTTACGGTGATGGTGTGTCAGATGTTGACATTAATGAATGTATCCGGTTTCATGAAGAGGCAGGGACTATGGTCACGTTGACAGGTGTGCTTCCCGAAGGCCGTTTCGGAGTAATGGACATTGACGGTTCTATGATAAGGTCTTTCCGTGAAAAGAGTCGGGATGATATGGGATGGATCAACGGAGGTTTCATGGTTGTGGAGCCGGGAGCATTGGAATATATAGAAAATGACACAACGACCTGGGAGCGTGAACCTCTTGAAACGCTTGCCTCCCGGGGGCAGCTTTCCTGCTATAAGCATCATGGCTTCTGGCAGTGCATGGACACGTTGCGTGACAAGGAAAAACTGGAGAGCCTTTTGGCTTCGGGCAAAGCACCTTGGAAATATTGGAAATGA
- a CDS encoding protoporphyrinogen/coproporphyrinogen oxidase, whose protein sequence is MQKIIIIGAGISGLSIARMLNDRYDITVFERESRPGGMVKCDMVRGNLFHKTGGHVFNTKRQDVLDWFWKQFNCEKEFIKALRNASVAMDNGKMIPYPIEDHVYLFDEQILKSFIDDLVGIARLSERNEPKNFEEFLRSRFGETLYKIYFQPYNFKVWRRDLTKVPLSWLAGKLPMPSIQEMIYNNINHVEEQNFVHSSFYYPQTGGSQFIANRMAEGLDIRYHSSIEQIKHEKGKWIVNGEKADKVIFCGNIKQLPSLLSFSSINIDSYIEFIDKLEFHGTTSVFCEVEKNPYSWIYMPSRNHDSHRIICTGNFAESNNAEGQMTATIEFTDSMSKEDILSNLSRIPYSPKYLTHHYEMYTYPIQSTTTREMIDDLKRRIEPKGLYLLGRFAEWEYYNMDVAMGAAIDLNKRF, encoded by the coding sequence ATGCAGAAAATAATTATAATTGGAGCTGGAATTTCTGGCTTATCTATAGCTCGTATGCTAAACGATCGTTATGATATAACGGTTTTTGAACGTGAGTCACGTCCTGGTGGAATGGTGAAATGTGATATGGTAAGAGGTAACCTTTTTCACAAAACAGGCGGGCATGTCTTTAATACCAAGCGTCAAGATGTACTTGACTGGTTTTGGAAGCAATTTAATTGTGAAAAGGAATTCATAAAAGCATTGCGGAATGCTTCTGTAGCCATGGATAATGGTAAAATGATTCCATATCCCATAGAGGACCATGTTTATTTATTTGATGAGCAAATATTGAAATCCTTTATTGACGATTTAGTGGGTATAGCTCGTCTTTCAGAAAGGAACGAACCAAAAAATTTTGAAGAATTCTTGCGTAGCCGTTTTGGAGAAACTTTATACAAAATCTATTTCCAACCCTATAATTTTAAGGTATGGCGTAGGGACTTGACAAAAGTACCCTTGTCATGGCTTGCAGGAAAGTTGCCTATGCCTTCCATTCAAGAGATGATTTATAATAATATTAATCATGTTGAAGAACAAAATTTTGTTCATAGCTCATTTTATTATCCTCAAACAGGAGGTTCTCAGTTTATAGCTAACAGAATGGCTGAAGGTCTTGACATTCGGTATCATTCGTCCATAGAACAGATAAAACATGAAAAGGGTAAATGGATTGTTAATGGTGAAAAAGCTGATAAAGTTATCTTTTGTGGTAATATTAAACAACTTCCTTCTCTTTTATCCTTTTCTTCTATCAATATAGATTCTTATATTGAGTTTATAGATAAACTTGAGTTTCATGGAACAACATCTGTTTTTTGTGAAGTAGAAAAGAATCCATATAGTTGGATTTATATGCCAAGTCGTAATCATGACTCTCATCGTATTATTTGTACAGGTAATTTTGCAGAAAGCAACAATGCTGAGGGACAGATGACAGCAACAATTGAATTCACAGATTCGATGTCGAAAGAGGATATTCTTAGTAACCTGTCTAGGATTCCATATTCTCCTAAATATCTGACTCATCATTATGAAATGTATACGTACCCCATTCAGAGTACGACAACTCGTGAAATGATTGATGATTTGAAAAGACGAATAGAACCTAAAGGGCTCTATCTGCTAGGACGATTTGCTGAATGGGAATATTATAATATGGATGTGGCTATGGGTGCAGCCATAGATTTGAATAAGAGATTTTAA